In one Tepidisphaeraceae bacterium genomic region, the following are encoded:
- a CDS encoding aconitase/3-isopropylmalate dehydratase large subunit family protein, translating to MPGMTMTEKILAKHAGKGHVTPGDNIWVDVDVLMTHDVCGPGTIGIFHEKFGREAKVWDKDRVVVIPDHYIFTADQKCHRNIQILRDFTKEQGLKYYYDPEFVKAEGMPTPYRDPTKTSYKGVCHKALPEEGHVRPGEIMLGTDSHTCTAGAFGMFASGVGNTDAAFTLGTGKTWLKVPPTMKFTFNGQIPPYLTAKDLILAVIGQIGVDGATYRTMYFAGDGISSLTLEDRMTLTNMAIEAGGKNGVCDVDEKTLRYVRARSNRPNWEVFTDDKDASYFAEYEWDLSTMEPMVAKPHSPDNKDTAYNCRSVKLDRAYIGSCTGGKITDMIFAANLLKGHTVKIPTFVVPGSTEVHADMQRLNLRGVPKDTNEKSIEDVLNDANCLIGPSGCAACLGGPSDTFGRLNQAEVCISTTNRNFPGRMGSTKSAVYLASPLTVAASALTGYVTDPREYVSAPIETGMAGVM from the coding sequence ATGCCCGGTATGACGATGACGGAAAAGATCCTCGCGAAGCACGCGGGGAAAGGCCATGTGACCCCCGGTGACAACATCTGGGTAGACGTGGACGTGCTGATGACCCACGACGTCTGCGGGCCGGGCACCATCGGCATTTTCCACGAGAAGTTCGGCCGTGAGGCGAAGGTTTGGGACAAGGACCGCGTGGTGGTCATCCCCGATCACTACATCTTCACCGCCGACCAGAAGTGCCATCGTAACATCCAGATCCTTCGCGACTTCACGAAGGAACAGGGTCTGAAATACTACTACGACCCCGAGTTCGTGAAGGCCGAGGGCATGCCCACGCCCTACCGCGACCCGACCAAAACGAGCTACAAGGGCGTCTGCCACAAGGCCCTGCCGGAAGAGGGCCACGTGCGCCCCGGTGAGATCATGCTGGGCACCGACAGCCACACCTGCACCGCCGGGGCGTTCGGCATGTTCGCGTCGGGTGTCGGTAATACCGATGCTGCGTTCACGCTTGGCACCGGAAAGACCTGGCTGAAGGTGCCGCCGACGATGAAGTTCACCTTCAACGGGCAGATCCCCCCCTACCTGACGGCCAAGGACCTCATCCTGGCGGTGATCGGGCAGATCGGGGTCGACGGCGCCACCTACCGCACGATGTACTTCGCCGGCGACGGCATCAGCAGCCTGACGCTCGAAGACCGCATGACGCTGACCAACATGGCCATCGAGGCCGGTGGCAAGAACGGCGTGTGCGACGTCGACGAGAAGACGCTGCGCTATGTTCGCGCCCGGTCGAACCGCCCGAACTGGGAAGTGTTCACCGACGACAAGGATGCCAGTTACTTCGCCGAGTACGAATGGGACCTGAGCACCATGGAACCCATGGTCGCCAAGCCCCACAGCCCCGACAACAAGGACACGGCCTACAACTGCCGTTCGGTGAAGCTGGACCGCGCCTACATCGGCAGCTGCACCGGTGGCAAGATCACCGACATGATCTTCGCGGCCAACCTGCTGAAGGGGCACACCGTCAAGATCCCGACGTTCGTCGTCCCCGGCAGCACCGAGGTGCACGCCGACATGCAGCGCCTGAACCTGCGCGGCGTGCCGAAGGACACCAACGAAAAGAGCATCGAGGACGTCCTGAACGACGCCAACTGCCTGATCGGCCCCAGCGGTTGCGCCGCCTGCCTTGGCGGGCCCAGCGACACGTTCGGGCGATTGAACCAGGCCGAGGTCTGCATCAGCACGACCAACCGCAATTTCCCCGGCCGCATGGGCAGCACGAAGAGCGCGGTCTACCTGGCGTCGCCACTGACGGTGGCCGCGAGTGCATTGACGGGCTACGTCACCGATCCGCGCGAGTACGTGAGCGCCCCGATCGAGACCGGCATGGCTGGCGTGATGTAG
- a CDS encoding alpha/beta fold hydrolase, which produces MHTPSAERFAEQQGWRRRFVRTNAVALHCVEAGDPIAQRVVVLLHGFPEFWYAWRRQIQPLADAGLRVLAPDLRGYNLSDKPPRVRDYTIAQLVGDIAGLIRNTGGSRVTLVGHDWGGIIAWHVAMRHPQLLHRLAILNAPHPTAFQRELRQRPSQWLRSAYVLFFQLPWLPEALLRAGDWHVLRRMLRVDPVVPYAFRRQDVTRYVTAFARPRALASTLNYYRALSRKPDEMFRAQRIDVPTLVLWGEQDRYLNSSLTDDLYLWVPSVRMERLPDASHWLHHERPARVTARLLEWMQ; this is translated from the coding sequence ATGCACACCCCATCCGCCGAGCGATTCGCGGAGCAACAAGGATGGCGGCGGCGGTTCGTGCGGACGAACGCGGTAGCGCTGCACTGCGTGGAGGCGGGCGACCCGATTGCGCAGCGCGTCGTGGTGCTGCTGCATGGATTTCCCGAGTTCTGGTACGCCTGGCGGCGGCAAATCCAACCACTGGCGGACGCTGGGCTGCGGGTGCTTGCCCCAGACCTCCGCGGCTACAACCTGTCCGACAAGCCACCCCGTGTGCGGGACTATACGATCGCGCAGCTGGTCGGCGACATCGCCGGACTGATCCGTAACACCGGCGGTTCGCGCGTCACCCTCGTCGGCCACGACTGGGGCGGCATCATCGCCTGGCACGTCGCGATGCGGCACCCGCAGTTGCTGCATCGACTCGCGATCCTGAACGCCCCCCACCCTACCGCCTTCCAACGGGAACTGCGCCAGCGGCCGAGCCAGTGGCTGCGGTCGGCGTACGTGCTGTTCTTTCAACTGCCATGGCTGCCGGAGGCGCTGCTGCGCGCCGGTGACTGGCACGTGCTCCGCCGAATGCTGCGGGTTGATCCAGTCGTGCCTTATGCCTTCCGCCGGCAGGATGTGACCCGCTACGTCACCGCCTTCGCCCGGCCGCGGGCACTGGCATCGACGCTGAACTACTACCGTGCCCTGTCGCGCAAGCCCGATGAAATGTTTCGCGCCCAGCGAATCGACGTGCCCACTCTGGTGCTATGGGGCGAGCAGGATCGGTATTTGAATTCGTCGCTGACGGACGACCTGTATCTATGGGTCCCCAGCGTTCGCATGGAACGGCTGCCCGACGCCTCGCACTGGCTTCACCACGAACGGCCAGCCCGTGTGACGGCGCGGCTGCTTGAATGGATGCAGTAA
- a CDS encoding PP2C family protein-serine/threonine phosphatase: MTDLTTFFSGKHTSPWQERLAFVISMMKDISSQADAKSLVAAYSRYMNQVMPIDRRLSLSRRGLPHGSVRITRSSTWTDEIDPWGSDARLPIFTSGLLSEMIYRDGPTVINDLQLDPNDPACEYLEGMGSLTALPLYDQGEALNMVVSLRRARDTFTPDTLPEYVWTANLFGRATHNLVLGDEVRKAYDAIDRELQTVAAVQHSLLPQELPKLATLEIAAHYVTSRWAGGDYYDFFPIDAHRCGILIADVSGHRTPAAVFMAVTHSLAHTAPDPADPDAFLRHINRGLCRHYTRETGRFVTAFYGVYDDDARTITFANAGHPPPHVRRSSANVFELDGNSGIPLGILDDETYAVDTVHLCEGDLVVLYTDGVTETRNGADELFGTERLDVAMMQAESTPPLMLAAVLGAMDAFRAGVTHMDDVTLLAARVR; this comes from the coding sequence ATGACCGATCTCACCACGTTCTTTTCCGGCAAGCACACCTCTCCCTGGCAGGAGCGGCTGGCGTTCGTCATCAGCATGATGAAGGACATCAGCAGCCAAGCGGACGCCAAATCGCTAGTGGCCGCCTACAGCCGCTATATGAACCAGGTGATGCCGATCGACCGCCGGCTATCGCTGTCGCGCCGCGGCTTGCCGCACGGTTCGGTGCGCATCACGCGATCGAGCACGTGGACCGACGAGATCGACCCCTGGGGCAGTGACGCGCGGCTGCCGATATTCACGTCCGGCCTGCTCAGCGAGATGATCTACCGCGACGGCCCGACCGTCATTAACGACCTTCAACTGGACCCGAACGATCCGGCGTGCGAATACCTGGAAGGCATGGGCTCGCTGACGGCGTTGCCGTTGTACGACCAGGGCGAGGCGCTGAACATGGTGGTGTCGCTGCGCCGGGCGCGCGACACGTTTACGCCCGACACGCTGCCCGAATACGTGTGGACCGCCAACCTGTTTGGCCGGGCCACGCACAACCTGGTGCTGGGCGACGAGGTGCGCAAGGCGTACGACGCCATCGACCGCGAACTGCAAACGGTGGCGGCCGTGCAGCACTCGCTGTTGCCACAGGAACTGCCCAAGCTGGCGACGCTGGAGATCGCCGCCCACTACGTCACCAGCCGCTGGGCGGGTGGCGACTACTACGACTTCTTCCCGATCGACGCGCACCGCTGTGGCATTTTAATCGCCGATGTCAGTGGTCATCGCACCCCGGCGGCGGTGTTCATGGCGGTCACGCACTCGCTCGCGCACACCGCGCCCGACCCCGCCGACCCCGACGCGTTCCTGCGGCACATCAACCGCGGCTTGTGCCGGCACTACACGCGCGAGACCGGCCGGTTCGTCACCGCGTTCTACGGCGTGTACGACGACGACGCCCGCACGATCACCTTCGCCAACGCCGGTCACCCCCCGCCGCACGTGCGGCGGTCGAGCGCCAACGTCTTCGAACTCGATGGCAACAGCGGCATCCCACTCGGCATCCTGGACGACGAGACCTATGCCGTCGACACCGTCCACCTCTGCGAAGGCGACCTCGTCGTGCTCTACACCGACGGCGTCACCGAGACCCGCAACGGCGCCGACGAACTCTTCGGCACCGAACGCCTCGACGTCGCCATGATGCAGGCCGAGTCCACCCCCCCGCTGATGCTGGCCGCCGTGCTGGGCGCGATGGACGCCTTCCGGGCTGGCGTAACGCACATGGACGACGTCACCCTGCTCGCCGCCCGCGTGCGGTAG
- the galK gene encoding galactokinase, whose amino-acid sequence MQIDTSDIKQQFTKAFGTEGGRVHVLRSPGRVNLIGEHTDYNDGFVFPMAIEPHVLFAFRARTDGLVRMVSTVYPDQFVEFSVNEPIERGEPKWSNYLRGAAAELVKAGIPLVGMDLLLDNTLPMGGGLSSSAALEVGTARALLALAGLEMDETRIALLAQKAEHEFALVPCGIMDQTIVTSGRAGHAMLLDCRDNSKTFIPLDSNELRVVIVNSMVKHELSGGEYAERRHQCEEGVAFFQKIDPNVKALRDVTMKQVEDAKGQLRDVVFRRCRHVVGENARATRYATLLSTKGYEQAGELMVQSHNSLRDDYNVSTPELDLLVVESMKVKGVYGARMTGGGFGGCIVALVQPRAVQALTDHLNKVYPEKVGEQPGIYVTTATNGTELIE is encoded by the coding sequence ATGCAGATCGACACCAGCGACATCAAGCAACAGTTCACGAAAGCCTTCGGCACCGAAGGCGGACGCGTCCACGTCTTACGCTCCCCCGGTCGGGTCAACCTGATCGGCGAGCACACCGACTACAACGATGGCTTCGTCTTCCCGATGGCGATCGAGCCGCACGTGTTGTTCGCGTTTCGGGCGCGTACGGATGGGCTGGTCCGCATGGTCAGCACCGTCTACCCCGACCAGTTCGTCGAGTTCTCGGTGAACGAGCCAATCGAGCGCGGCGAACCCAAGTGGTCGAACTACCTCCGTGGCGCCGCGGCCGAGCTGGTGAAGGCGGGCATTCCGCTGGTCGGCATGGATCTGCTGCTCGACAACACCCTGCCCATGGGTGGCGGGCTCTCCAGCAGCGCTGCCTTGGAAGTCGGCACGGCCCGTGCCCTGCTGGCGCTTGCGGGGCTGGAGATGGACGAGACGCGCATCGCGCTGCTGGCCCAAAAGGCCGAACACGAGTTTGCGCTCGTGCCCTGCGGCATTATGGACCAGACGATCGTCACCAGCGGCCGGGCGGGCCACGCGATGCTGCTGGACTGCCGCGACAACTCCAAGACGTTCATCCCGCTGGACTCGAACGAGCTGCGCGTCGTCATCGTCAACAGCATGGTCAAGCACGAGCTGTCCGGCGGTGAATACGCCGAGCGCCGCCATCAGTGCGAGGAGGGCGTCGCGTTCTTCCAGAAGATCGACCCGAACGTGAAGGCGCTTCGCGACGTGACGATGAAGCAGGTCGAGGACGCCAAGGGCCAGCTGCGCGACGTCGTCTTCCGCCGATGCCGGCACGTGGTGGGTGAGAACGCCCGCGCGACCCGCTACGCGACGCTGCTGTCGACCAAGGGATACGAACAGGCCGGCGAGCTGATGGTGCAGAGCCACAACTCGCTGCGCGACGACTACAACGTATCGACGCCGGAACTGGACCTGCTGGTGGTGGAATCGATGAAGGTCAAGGGCGTCTACGGCGCCCGCATGACCGGTGGTGGCTTCGGTGGCTGCATCGTCGCGCTCGTTCAGCCGCGGGCCGTGCAGGCGTTGACCGACCACCTGAACAAGGTCTACCCCGAGAAGGTCGGCGAGCAACCCGGCATCTACGTCACCACCGCGACCAACGGCACCGAGTTGATCGAGTAG
- a CDS encoding sigma-70 family RNA polymerase sigma factor, with translation MTPTPPDDAPGLRDTIDRYERPLIAYALRIVGRVENAREVVQETFLQLCRSRPHELNGNLQAWLYTVCRNKALDAKRKEGRMTQLDDAAVAEFTSTVPEPPESAERSESTAGIVRLLATLPPNQQEAIRLKFQHGLSYREIAAVTQLSESNVGFLISTGLKTIREKCVT, from the coding sequence ATGACACCAACCCCACCCGACGACGCCCCCGGCCTGCGCGACACAATCGACCGCTACGAGCGGCCGCTGATCGCGTACGCCCTGCGGATCGTCGGGCGGGTCGAGAATGCCCGCGAGGTGGTGCAGGAGACGTTCCTGCAGCTGTGCCGCAGCCGCCCGCACGAGCTCAACGGCAATTTGCAGGCGTGGCTCTACACCGTCTGCCGCAACAAGGCATTGGACGCCAAACGCAAGGAGGGTCGGATGACGCAACTGGATGACGCCGCGGTCGCCGAGTTCACGAGCACCGTGCCGGAGCCCCCCGAGTCGGCCGAACGGTCCGAATCGACCGCCGGCATCGTTCGACTGCTGGCGACGCTGCCACCGAACCAGCAGGAAGCGATCCGCTTAAAGTTCCAGCACGGCCTCAGCTACCGCGAGATCGCCGCGGTCACGCAGCTCAGCGAATCGAACGTCGGTTTTCTGATCAGCACCGGTTTGAAAACGATCCGCGAGAAGTGCGTGACTTAG
- a CDS encoding adenylosuccinate synthase: protein MTPQLEGNTCVVGLQWGDEGKGKIVDFLTENAEVVVRYCGGANAGHTVRIGNEKYATHLLPVGIFRPGVINLVGNGVVLDPAVLLREIDEFTGRGIVITPDTLKISYKAHLVMPYHMAEDAAREGAAGDKGIGTTKRGIGPTYADKMQRATAIRVADLQHEEQLKERVNRVVDERNKVLKVLYDAPPLKWQEIFETYRDYGRRLLPYVDDVGHLLQQYAKAGKRIVFEGAHAVLLDIDHGTYPYVTSSSCSALGLYTGSGAPPKTVQNFYGIMKAYSTRVGGGPFPTEQANDTGNYIRERGNEYGTTTRRPRRCGWFDAMAVKYSVDLCGVTHIALTLLDVLSGLDHLQICTGYKCRGQRLDYFRADMDTLAEVEPIYETLPGWRGNISGCRRWEELPPEAQTYVKRLETLVGAPIKMVSVGAERSATIMR, encoded by the coding sequence GTGACACCGCAATTGGAAGGCAATACCTGCGTCGTCGGCTTGCAGTGGGGCGACGAGGGCAAGGGGAAGATCGTCGATTTCCTCACCGAGAACGCCGAGGTCGTCGTCCGCTATTGCGGCGGGGCCAACGCCGGGCACACCGTGCGCATCGGCAACGAGAAGTACGCCACCCACCTGCTGCCGGTCGGCATCTTCCGTCCGGGCGTGATCAACCTCGTCGGTAACGGTGTGGTTTTGGACCCCGCGGTGCTGCTGCGCGAGATCGACGAGTTCACCGGCCGCGGCATCGTCATCACGCCCGACACGCTGAAGATCAGCTACAAGGCGCACCTGGTCATGCCCTACCACATGGCCGAGGACGCTGCCCGCGAAGGCGCCGCCGGGGACAAGGGCATTGGCACCACAAAGCGCGGCATTGGCCCGACCTACGCCGACAAAATGCAACGTGCTACCGCGATCCGCGTGGCTGATCTTCAGCATGAGGAACAGCTGAAGGAGCGGGTGAACCGCGTCGTCGACGAGCGCAACAAGGTGCTCAAGGTGCTGTACGACGCGCCACCGTTGAAGTGGCAGGAAATCTTCGAGACCTACCGCGACTACGGCCGGCGGTTGCTGCCGTACGTGGACGACGTCGGTCACCTGCTGCAACAGTACGCCAAGGCGGGCAAGCGCATCGTGTTCGAAGGCGCCCACGCCGTGCTGCTGGACATCGATCACGGTACGTACCCGTACGTTACCAGCAGTTCGTGCAGTGCGCTGGGCCTGTACACCGGCAGCGGCGCGCCACCGAAGACCGTGCAGAACTTCTACGGCATCATGAAGGCCTACAGCACGCGTGTGGGTGGCGGGCCGTTCCCGACGGAACAGGCCAATGACACAGGCAACTACATCCGCGAGCGCGGCAACGAGTACGGCACGACCACCCGCCGCCCGCGGCGTTGCGGTTGGTTCGACGCGATGGCGGTGAAGTACAGCGTCGACCTCTGCGGCGTCACGCACATCGCGTTAACGCTGTTGGACGTGCTCAGCGGCCTCGATCACCTGCAAATCTGCACCGGCTACAAGTGCCGCGGCCAGCGGTTGGACTACTTCCGCGCCGACATGGACACGCTGGCGGAAGTCGAACCGATCTACGAAACCCTGCCCGGCTGGCGCGGCAACATCAGCGGCTGCCGCCGGTGGGAGGAACTGCCGCCTGAGGCCCAGACGTATGTGAAGCGGTTGGAGACGCTCGTGGGGGCGCCGATCAAGATGGTCAGCGTCGGCGCCGAGCGCTCGGCGACGATCATGCGGTAA
- a CDS encoding von Willebrand factor type A domain-containing protein, with protein MSHEIDDATLTAYALGELSPEATAKVEAYLESNPAARDTVTAIRATAVELQAALAVEPATSLTLPQRAAILNATTTVTGGANKGRPAFYRRPTTIAAAASIVLAATVAVSVMTYNEQRAPNGHSYLAHQQPAYSLGAPPSNMVITREGEIAAAPAAREPGAVPNTGMAVGAPPPQRGVRTDVQTQANVSDDSTLLLGGQTLAGVVEGAEVGGIPNPGNSGQQQPQQLAWRPSLASAGPPPALAAGRPNPSDSKFSVNQHPRMAIAADEMFRLESPPNGWIADGLKETVRHDGSFNTESYARIHDHPFLAAAQNPLSTFSIDVDTASYSNVRRFLNDGQLPPADAVRIEELVNYFPYDYPQPDGDAPFAANVEIAATPWNPAHRLVRVALRGKDASQDKAIKETPKNLVFLIDVSGSMQSQNKLPLLKESMKMLVRELNAQDKVTIAVYAGSSGLVLPPTTVGTKTDGSVIDRANRLWNEKYQPKIVTINGQPANQKQVESDFLDEVKRLPAEASAGRDAILAAIDRLEAGGSTNGAAGITLAYEQAASAFIKNGVNRVILCTDGDFNVGVTNEGDLTRMIEEKAKSGVFLSVLGYGMGNVKDSTMEKLADKGNGNYAYIDTLAEAKKTLVEQMNGTLVTIAKDVKIQVEFNPAKVDSYRLIGYENRMLAKEDFNDDKKDAGEIGAGHTVTALYEVVPVGVKPPTTLPGVDPLKYQPQVDASKPVAGGDELLTLKLRYKAPDAPLEQGTSKLLQFPVTDAGHAFATASTDFKFATAVAAFGMVLRDSPHKGDATLGHVLKIATSAKGEDKNGYRGEFIQLVMQAVILKDQ; from the coding sequence ATGTCACACGAAATCGACGACGCCACCCTGACCGCCTACGCCCTTGGCGAGCTCTCGCCCGAAGCCACCGCGAAGGTCGAGGCGTACCTGGAATCCAACCCGGCCGCCCGTGACACCGTCACCGCCATCCGCGCCACCGCCGTGGAACTGCAGGCCGCGTTGGCCGTCGAGCCCGCGACCTCCCTCACGCTCCCGCAACGGGCGGCGATCCTGAATGCAACCACGACGGTAACGGGCGGGGCCAACAAGGGGCGGCCCGCCTTCTACCGCCGGCCCACCACAATCGCCGCCGCCGCCAGCATCGTCCTGGCGGCGACGGTGGCGGTTTCGGTGATGACGTACAACGAACAGCGTGCCCCCAACGGACATTCGTATCTGGCGCATCAGCAGCCTGCGTATTCACTCGGCGCTCCACCTAGCAACATGGTTATCACACGGGAGGGGGAGATCGCCGCCGCCCCTGCGGCCCGAGAGCCAGGCGCGGTGCCGAACACTGGCATGGCGGTAGGTGCCCCCCCTCCGCAGCGGGGCGTGCGAACCGATGTGCAAACTCAAGCGAACGTGTCGGATGACTCGACGCTTTTGTTGGGTGGTCAAACTCTGGCTGGAGTTGTCGAAGGTGCGGAAGTAGGCGGCATCCCGAATCCGGGGAATAGCGGGCAGCAGCAGCCGCAGCAGCTTGCGTGGCGTCCGTCGCTGGCCTCTGCAGGTCCGCCACCGGCGCTGGCCGCGGGTCGACCCAATCCCTCGGATAGCAAATTCAGCGTAAACCAGCATCCGAGAATGGCAATTGCAGCGGACGAGATGTTTCGGCTAGAGAGCCCACCGAACGGATGGATTGCAGATGGGCTGAAAGAGACAGTTCGCCATGATGGCTCGTTCAACACCGAGTCCTACGCCCGCATTCACGACCACCCGTTCTTAGCCGCGGCGCAGAACCCGCTATCGACGTTTTCGATCGACGTCGACACCGCGTCGTACTCGAACGTCAGGCGGTTCCTGAACGACGGGCAACTGCCGCCGGCGGATGCGGTGCGGATTGAGGAGTTGGTGAACTACTTCCCGTACGACTACCCGCAGCCCGACGGCGATGCACCGTTCGCGGCGAACGTCGAAATCGCAGCGACGCCGTGGAACCCGGCCCATCGGCTCGTCCGGGTGGCGCTGCGCGGCAAGGATGCGTCGCAGGACAAGGCCATCAAGGAGACGCCGAAGAACCTTGTCTTTCTGATCGACGTCTCGGGCTCGATGCAATCGCAAAACAAGCTGCCGTTGCTGAAGGAGAGCATGAAGATGCTCGTTCGCGAACTGAACGCACAGGACAAGGTGACGATCGCGGTGTACGCGGGCAGCAGTGGGTTGGTGTTGCCACCGACGACGGTGGGGACGAAGACTGACGGATCGGTTATCGACCGCGCGAATCGGTTGTGGAACGAGAAATACCAGCCGAAGATCGTCACTATCAACGGCCAACCTGCGAACCAGAAGCAGGTCGAATCGGACTTTCTTGACGAAGTGAAACGGTTGCCGGCCGAGGCGTCTGCCGGCCGTGACGCCATCCTCGCCGCCATCGATCGCCTGGAGGCCGGCGGCAGCACCAACGGGGCCGCGGGCATCACGCTGGCGTACGAGCAGGCGGCCAGCGCGTTCATCAAGAACGGCGTCAACCGCGTCATCCTCTGCACCGATGGTGACTTCAACGTTGGCGTCACCAACGAGGGCGACCTTACTCGCATGATCGAGGAGAAGGCGAAATCTGGCGTCTTCCTCTCCGTGCTCGGGTACGGCATGGGGAACGTGAAGGATTCGACGATGGAGAAGCTGGCCGACAAGGGCAATGGCAACTACGCCTACATCGACACGCTGGCCGAGGCGAAGAAGACGCTCGTCGAGCAGATGAACGGCACGCTCGTCACCATCGCCAAGGACGTGAAGATCCAGGTCGAGTTCAACCCGGCGAAGGTGGATTCGTACCGCTTGATTGGCTACGAGAACCGCATGCTGGCCAAGGAGGATTTCAACGACGACAAGAAGGACGCCGGCGAGATCGGCGCGGGTCATACGGTGACGGCGCTGTACGAGGTGGTACCGGTCGGCGTGAAGCCACCGACGACGCTGCCGGGGGTCGATCCGCTGAAGTATCAACCGCAGGTGGACGCGTCCAAGCCGGTCGCGGGGGGTGATGAGTTGCTGACACTGAAGCTGCGTTACAAGGCCCCCGATGCGCCGCTGGAGCAGGGCACGAGCAAGCTGCTGCAGTTCCCGGTAACCGACGCCGGCCACGCGTTCGCCACGGCGTCGACCGACTTCAAGTTCGCCACCGCGGTGGCGGCGTTCGGGATGGTTCTGCGCGACTCGCCGCACAAGGGCGACGCCACGCTCGGCCATGTGCTGAAGATCGCCACGAGCGCCAAGGGCGAGGACAAGAACGGCTACCGCGGCGAGTTCATCCAACTGGTAATGCAGGCCGTGATCCTAAAAGACCAGTAA
- a CDS encoding bifunctional ornithine acetyltransferase/N-acetylglutamate synthase, producing MADLHLLSPKGFRAAGVYAGIKRKQTPDVGLLIADAPAAAAAVFTTNKVFAAPVKIGRQHVAGGRLRGVVINSGNANACTGRQGERDALAMCRQAAALVGCEPTELLPSSTGIIGHMLPMEKVSAGIADVATKLGDSQQHALDFAAAILTTDTKRKAAATTVKIGRQTITLAGVCKGAGMIGPRMAPATAAEMRGNSPLGPTRTRNLKGRHATMLAYLTTDAKIAPRLLQTLMTGASDVSFNAVTIDDHTSTNDTALLLASGASGTSIASPADVKKFQAALLEVTQSLAYQIAADGEGATKVVVIRISKAANEAAAKTIARAIANSPLVKCAMHGNDPNWGRIVSAAGLCGAPFDPDKSLLKLQGTTVFKGGRPIPFNDAAVSKSLAVAEVTIDLSCGLGTAETTLWTCDLSKEYVTINADYHT from the coding sequence ATGGCCGACCTTCACCTTCTGTCACCGAAGGGCTTTCGGGCCGCCGGTGTGTACGCGGGAATTAAGCGGAAGCAGACGCCGGACGTCGGCCTGCTGATCGCCGATGCCCCAGCGGCCGCGGCGGCGGTCTTCACCACCAATAAGGTCTTTGCCGCCCCGGTGAAGATCGGGCGCCAGCACGTGGCCGGGGGTCGCTTGCGCGGCGTGGTCATCAACAGTGGCAACGCCAACGCTTGCACGGGTCGACAAGGGGAGCGGGATGCGCTGGCGATGTGTCGGCAGGCGGCAGCATTAGTCGGGTGCGAACCGACCGAACTGCTGCCGTCGTCCACCGGCATCATCGGTCACATGCTGCCGATGGAGAAGGTGTCGGCGGGCATCGCCGACGTGGCAACCAAGCTCGGCGATAGCCAGCAGCATGCGCTCGATTTCGCCGCAGCCATTTTGACTACCGATACCAAGCGCAAGGCTGCGGCTACGACTGTGAAGATCGGCCGGCAGACGATCACCCTTGCGGGCGTCTGCAAGGGGGCCGGAATGATCGGCCCACGCATGGCGCCGGCCACGGCAGCGGAGATGCGCGGCAACAGCCCGCTCGGCCCGACGCGCACGCGCAACCTGAAGGGCCGGCACGCGACGATGCTCGCCTATCTCACGACCGATGCGAAAATCGCGCCGCGGCTGCTGCAAACGCTGATGACCGGTGCCAGCGACGTTAGCTTTAACGCCGTCACGATCGACGACCACACCAGCACTAACGACACTGCCCTGCTGCTCGCCAGCGGTGCCAGTGGCACATCGATCGCGTCGCCCGCGGACGTGAAGAAGTTCCAAGCCGCGCTGCTGGAGGTGACGCAGTCGCTCGCTTACCAGATCGCCGCGGATGGTGAGGGCGCGACGAAGGTGGTCGTCATCCGCATCAGCAAGGCTGCGAACGAAGCCGCCGCCAAGACGATCGCCCGCGCGATCGCCAACAGCCCGCTGGTGAAGTGCGCGATGCACGGCAACGACCCCAACTGGGGCCGCATCGTCAGCGCCGCCGGTTTGTGCGGCGCGCCGTTCGACCCGGACAAGAGCCTGCTGAAGCTGCAGGGCACGACGGTCTTCAAGGGCGGCCGCCCCATCCCATTCAACGACGCCGCCGTTAGCAAATCCTTGGCAGTCGCAGAGGTGACGATCGACCTCTCCTGCGGCCTGGGCACCGCCGAGACGACGCTGTGGACGTGCGATCTGTCGAAGGAATACGTGACGATCAACGCCGACTATCACACGTGA